From one Herpetosiphon gulosus genomic stretch:
- a CDS encoding DUF3662 and FHA domain-containing protein — protein sequence MSALSRFEQFMEGMVEGNVARLFRSPIQPAEIGKRLERAMESQQTISMDRILVPNAYKAHLHPDDYKAFEPVKTNLQHEMARYLAELARERGFTMINHPNVELVADPAVKQRSIMIDGQISEAPAHLGGNTQMIGPNGAAMNGQPATPKANLILYTDQGEHRIPVKKSVTNLGRGLNNDLILEDSRVSREHAQLRYRARRFWVSDVRSTNGTFVNGDPVQERELRNGDIVSLGGLELRFEEA from the coding sequence ATGAGTGCATTATCACGCTTTGAACAATTTATGGAAGGGATGGTTGAAGGCAATGTGGCACGTTTGTTCCGCAGCCCAATTCAGCCAGCCGAAATTGGCAAGCGCCTTGAGCGAGCCATGGAAAGCCAACAAACCATTAGCATGGATCGGATTTTGGTGCCGAATGCCTATAAAGCGCACTTGCACCCCGATGATTATAAGGCGTTTGAGCCAGTTAAAACCAATTTGCAGCACGAGATGGCTCGCTATTTGGCTGAACTCGCCCGTGAGCGTGGTTTTACCATGATCAACCATCCAAATGTGGAGTTGGTAGCTGATCCGGCGGTTAAGCAACGCTCGATTATGATCGATGGCCAAATCAGCGAAGCCCCAGCCCACTTGGGCGGCAATACCCAGATGATCGGGCCAAATGGTGCGGCGATGAATGGCCAGCCAGCTACGCCGAAAGCCAACTTAATCTTGTATACTGACCAAGGCGAACACCGGATTCCAGTAAAAAAATCGGTGACCAATTTGGGTCGTGGTCTGAACAATGACTTGATTTTAGAAGATAGTCGGGTTTCGCGTGAGCATGCCCAACTGCGCTATCGGGCACGACGTTTTTGGGTCAGCGATGTGCGTTCGACCAACGGAACCTTTGTCAACGGTGATCCGGTGCAAGAACGGGAACTGCGCAACGGCGATATTGTGTCGCTCGGCGGCTTGGAATTGCGTTTTGAGGAGGCTTAA
- a CDS encoding FHA domain-containing protein, whose translation MGQSITSATLDFVILLLRISVIFFLYFFLYQVVRVIRRELQVVGTGTGGVGVLAGAAQNLYGKLIVMSSGDTGLQRGYAFELGAVNMIGRRPDSDVALNDSFLSSEHALLEWRGDSWWLEDQRSTNGTFINDIEVADPTPIVYGDIIRIGRIELKLSR comes from the coding sequence ATGGGTCAGAGCATCACCAGTGCTACGCTCGATTTTGTAATTTTGCTCTTACGAATTAGCGTGATCTTTTTCTTGTACTTCTTTTTGTATCAGGTAGTGCGGGTTATTCGGCGCGAATTGCAGGTGGTTGGCACAGGAACTGGTGGTGTGGGCGTGTTAGCGGGAGCGGCACAAAATTTATATGGCAAGCTGATTGTCATGTCGAGTGGCGATACTGGTTTGCAGCGTGGCTATGCCTTCGAGCTTGGCGCGGTCAATATGATTGGGCGGCGGCCTGATAGTGATGTAGCTCTGAACGACTCATTTTTATCTTCGGAGCATGCGCTGTTGGAGTGGCGTGGTGATAGCTGGTGGCTCGAAGATCAGCGTTCGACCAACGGCACCTTTATTAATGATATTGAAGTGGCTGATCCAACCCCAATTGTCTATGGCGATATTATTCGGATTGGGCGGATTGAGCTAAAACTTTCACGTTAA
- a CDS encoding NADH-quinone oxidoreductase subunit A, producing MLTNYAFIGIFALAAITFPLLPLVLSAFLRPNRPTPVKLSTYECGLEAIGDIWVQFKVQYYLYALAFVIFDIETVFLYPWAVAYGQLGLFALFEMVVFLAILTIGLVYAWKKGALEWI from the coding sequence ATGCTTACAAACTATGCGTTTATCGGGATCTTCGCGCTTGCCGCGATCACCTTTCCGCTCTTGCCGCTGGTGCTGTCGGCCTTTTTACGGCCCAACCGACCCACACCAGTCAAGCTTTCGACCTACGAGTGTGGTCTAGAGGCAATTGGCGATATCTGGGTCCAATTCAAAGTTCAATACTACTTGTATGCTTTGGCCTTTGTGATTTTCGATATCGAAACGGTCTTTTTGTATCCATGGGCAGTGGCCTATGGGCAACTGGGCTTGTTTGCCCTCTTTGAAATGGTGGTCTTTTTAGCAATTCTGACCATCGGTTTGGTGTATGCCTGGAAAAAAGGCGCACTTGAGTGGATTTAA
- a CDS encoding NADH-quinone oxidoreductase subunit B gives MSDLQTQMDLEQQGVLFTTINKLYNWGRRSSVWPMQFGLACCAIEMIAAAASRYDISRFGSELFRASPRQADVMIVAGTVTKKMVPQVVRLFNQMPEPRYVISMGACATSGGPFRDGYNVVRGVDLYVPVDVYIPGCPPRPEALLHALMTLQAQIDVQSLQQVRWYGDDEGVVNEFPVPIFGAEGLEVPGIPGTADPVGGTPKMPPFVSPALGGKGERDASIKALEGNQPKPMLRAGTVTIEEVAHGIAG, from the coding sequence ATGTCTGATCTACAAACGCAAATGGATCTTGAGCAGCAGGGGGTGCTGTTTACGACCATCAATAAGCTGTACAACTGGGGTCGCCGCTCTTCGGTGTGGCCGATGCAGTTCGGGTTAGCTTGCTGCGCGATTGAGATGATTGCCGCAGCAGCTTCGCGTTATGATATTTCGCGCTTTGGCTCGGAACTCTTTCGCGCCTCGCCCCGCCAAGCTGACGTGATGATCGTTGCTGGTACTGTGACCAAGAAAATGGTTCCACAGGTTGTTCGTTTGTTTAACCAAATGCCTGAGCCACGTTATGTGATTTCGATGGGAGCTTGTGCGACCTCTGGTGGCCCCTTCCGCGATGGTTACAATGTGGTACGCGGCGTTGATTTATATGTTCCGGTTGATGTGTATATTCCAGGTTGCCCACCACGGCCTGAAGCCTTATTGCATGCCTTGATGACCTTGCAAGCGCAAATTGATGTGCAATCGCTGCAACAAGTGCGCTGGTATGGCGATGATGAAGGCGTGGTCAATGAGTTTCCAGTGCCAATTTTTGGCGCTGAAGGCTTGGAAGTGCCTGGAATCCCTGGGACTGCCGACCCTGTGGGTGGCACGCCCAAAATGCCGCCATTTGTTAGCCCAGCCTTGGGGGGCAAAGGCGAGCGCGATGCATCAATTAAAGCTTTGGAAGGCAATCAGCCTAAGCCAATGTTGCGGGCTGGCACGGTAACGATCGAGGAGGTAGCCCATGGCATTGCTGGCTAG
- a CDS encoding NADH-quinone oxidoreductase subunit C, producing MALLARGELRSILQTELPNALDTRWDTQATDQPEAHGEGQTVLLDFDAVVKAEAIVEVAHFIRDKFGYDLLSNITAVDYLKQGLIELVYQFYNAADGGPDLRVRVRIGRSPEECIVPSLTPTWPGADLQEREAYDMYGVVFPGHPNLARIYMWDEFKGFPMRKDFPKTGDKYTHVTGE from the coding sequence ATGGCATTGCTGGCTAGAGGCGAACTGCGCTCGATCCTGCAAACCGAATTGCCCAACGCCCTTGATACCCGTTGGGATACCCAAGCAACCGACCAACCCGAAGCTCATGGCGAAGGCCAAACCGTATTGCTCGATTTCGATGCAGTGGTTAAGGCAGAGGCAATCGTCGAAGTTGCCCACTTCATCCGTGATAAATTTGGCTATGATTTGCTTTCTAACATCACAGCGGTCGATTACCTCAAACAGGGGTTAATCGAATTGGTTTATCAATTCTATAACGCTGCTGATGGTGGCCCCGACCTACGGGTACGGGTACGAATTGGTCGTAGCCCAGAAGAGTGTATTGTTCCATCGCTAACTCCCACATGGCCTGGTGCCGATTTACAAGAACGCGAAGCTTACGATATGTATGGCGTGGTGTTCCCTGGCCATCCAAATCTGGCACGGATCTATATGTGGGATGAGTTTAAGGGCTTTCCAATGCGGAAAGACTTCCCCAAGACGGGCGATAAATATACCCACGTCACGGGAGAATAG
- a CDS encoding NADH-quinone oxidoreductase subunit D, whose product MLKTEELQINIGPQHPSTHGVFRMLVTVDGETLVDLKPVFGYLHRNHEQLGEVNTYLQNMPFTDRLDYFNSMVNNHAYARAVETLAGVEVPERAQYIRVIMDELSRILNHATAMGFMLGDMGAWQTALLWGMREREKILDMFEYVSGARMMCNYCRFGGVVRDIDDWFITELKKLMQGLPHYFDDFEGLLLNSEILLARARNIGVLPKELALAYSVTGPVLRGSGVAYDIRKAEPYAVYDRFKFKVPVGTVGDVYDRFLVRIAEMRESYKILEQAIEQLPDATGGFINPKVKQQSLKAPAGEAYARVESPKGELGFYLVSDGSGSAYRYKVRAPSFINLSSLADMCKGYTIADVVVILGSIDIVMGEVDR is encoded by the coding sequence ATGCTAAAGACTGAAGAACTGCAAATTAATATTGGTCCTCAGCACCCTTCGACTCACGGTGTGTTTCGGATGTTGGTGACTGTCGATGGCGAGACCTTGGTTGACCTCAAACCAGTGTTTGGCTATTTGCATCGTAATCACGAGCAGCTTGGTGAAGTCAATACCTATTTGCAAAATATGCCCTTCACCGACCGCCTCGATTACTTTAATTCGATGGTCAACAATCATGCTTATGCCCGAGCTGTCGAGACGCTTGCCGGCGTTGAAGTGCCTGAACGAGCCCAATACATTCGCGTGATTATGGATGAGCTTTCGCGAATTTTGAACCACGCCACCGCAATGGGCTTTATGCTCGGCGACATGGGCGCGTGGCAAACGGCATTGCTCTGGGGTATGCGCGAACGGGAAAAAATCCTCGACATGTTTGAGTATGTGTCGGGCGCTCGTATGATGTGTAACTACTGCCGCTTTGGCGGAGTGGTGCGCGATATCGACGATTGGTTCATCACCGAATTGAAGAAGTTGATGCAGGGGTTACCGCACTACTTCGACGATTTTGAAGGCTTGTTGCTCAACAGTGAAATTCTTTTGGCGCGTGCCCGTAACATCGGTGTGTTGCCCAAAGAGTTGGCGCTGGCCTATAGCGTGACTGGCCCAGTGCTGCGTGGTTCAGGCGTTGCCTATGATATTCGCAAAGCCGAACCCTATGCTGTCTATGATCGCTTCAAATTTAAAGTGCCAGTTGGCACAGTTGGCGATGTGTACGACCGCTTCTTGGTACGGATCGCCGAAATGCGCGAATCGTACAAAATTTTAGAGCAAGCGATTGAACAATTGCCCGACGCAACTGGTGGCTTTATCAACCCCAAAGTCAAGCAACAAAGCCTCAAAGCTCCTGCTGGCGAAGCCTATGCGCGGGTTGAATCGCCCAAAGGCGAACTTGGTTTCTACCTTGTGAGCGATGGCTCAGGTAGCGCGTATCGCTATAAAGTGCGTGCTCCATCGTTCATCAACCTTTCATCGCTGGCCGATATGTGCAAAGGCTACACAATTGCCGACGTTGTGGTTATCTTGGGTAGTATCGATATCGTGATGGGCGAGGTAGACCGATGA
- a CDS encoding 4Fe-4S binding protein, which yields MTLSHLATEDVFVVERNDADFRAGQGMTKGLGIVFRKFRKALFGKPNSDRADTEGQFNVQYPEERLVLPEAYRNMPILLYDDATGHELCTSCFQCERICPPQVIHITQAKDPATGKPVPAAANFVLEYDTCMSCGYCAEVCPFDAIKMDHDFELSTGNHPELDVNYDRLLRPISYYEAIAPTMWSDVKEQAMKKLQNNIKRRPGAIGRDHGQKIKGGAAVAVAATPAAGAAPAAAAKPRGPVAAIGKNMPEEKVAKLISIRAANAAKRGGGDAGAAPVAEAAPIVETVVDTPAAASAAPSGPVAAIGQNMSEDKRAKLEAIRAAKRAQRGE from the coding sequence ATGACGTTGAGCCATTTAGCAACTGAAGACGTGTTCGTTGTTGAACGCAATGACGCGGATTTTCGGGCTGGTCAGGGCATGACCAAGGGCTTGGGAATTGTGTTTCGCAAATTCCGCAAAGCTTTGTTTGGCAAGCCCAATAGCGACCGCGCCGATACCGAAGGCCAATTCAATGTGCAATATCCCGAAGAGCGGCTGGTGCTGCCTGAGGCCTATCGCAATATGCCAATTTTGCTCTACGATGATGCAACTGGCCATGAATTGTGTACTTCATGTTTTCAATGTGAGCGGATCTGCCCGCCGCAGGTGATTCATATTACCCAAGCGAAAGATCCAGCAACTGGCAAGCCAGTCCCAGCCGCCGCCAACTTTGTGTTGGAATATGACACCTGTATGTCGTGTGGCTACTGTGCTGAAGTCTGTCCATTTGATGCAATCAAAATGGATCATGATTTTGAATTATCGACGGGCAACCACCCTGAGCTTGATGTGAACTACGACCGTTTGTTGCGCCCAATCTCGTACTACGAAGCGATTGCGCCAACCATGTGGTCGGATGTCAAAGAACAAGCCATGAAGAAGTTGCAAAACAACATCAAACGCCGCCCAGGTGCGATTGGCCGCGACCATGGCCAAAAGATCAAGGGTGGTGCGGCGGTTGCCGTCGCAGCAACTCCAGCAGCAGGCGCAGCGCCAGCCGCCGCTGCCAAGCCACGTGGTCCTGTGGCAGCAATTGGCAAAAATATGCCAGAAGAAAAAGTTGCCAAGCTGATTTCAATTCGCGCTGCCAATGCTGCTAAGCGTGGTGGTGGCGATGCAGGCGCTGCGCCAGTTGCTGAAGCTGCGCCAATTGTCGAAACAGTTGTCGATACGCCAGCAGCAGCCAGCGCCGCGCCAAGTGGCCCAGTTGCGGCAATTGGTCAGAACATGTCGGAAGACAAACGTGCCAAACTTGAGGCAATTCGCGCTGCGAAACGTGCCCAACGAGGAGAATAA
- the nuoH gene encoding NADH-quinone oxidoreductase subunit NuoH: MADALTQLGFASWLSVLIASSIKVTLILVGGSVGMMFLTWYERRSISYMQDRRGPNRVGPQGLLQPISEAIKTMTKEDATPREADKIVHFLAPVVMLGATVLSFAVIPWGRMFPVDLNAAVLFVIATGGLHSIGMMMAGWGSNNKFALLGGMRGVAQLISYEIPQVMAIIPVVLMTGSMSLQKIVEAQNDFGGLGWYVFSPVGLLGFALFFTASLAEGERTPFDIPEADSEIIAGYMTEYSGMKFAVFYLSNYMSNLAVCFITATLYLGGGNGPGVDALGGFAGGLLSLIYFLLKSFALFFVMVLIRATVPRLRVDQLMSFAWKFLLPLVLVNILSASFWVALLRWDQQWPQLTEWFGAPSTADATNWGRLAIAVGLTLLINAGAVALIMRLTNRNVQKHLYTTDEELALGLS; the protein is encoded by the coding sequence ATGGCTGATGCACTAACACAACTAGGCTTTGCATCATGGCTGAGTGTTCTGATTGCCAGCAGCATTAAAGTAACCCTCATTCTCGTGGGCGGTTCGGTTGGCATGATGTTCCTGACGTGGTATGAACGCCGCTCTATTTCGTATATGCAAGACCGCCGCGGCCCCAACCGTGTTGGTCCTCAAGGACTGTTGCAGCCAATTTCCGAAGCGATCAAAACGATGACTAAGGAAGATGCAACGCCCCGTGAAGCAGATAAAATTGTGCACTTTTTGGCTCCGGTCGTGATGCTGGGGGCAACCGTGCTTTCGTTTGCAGTTATTCCGTGGGGGCGCATGTTCCCTGTGGATTTAAACGCAGCGGTGTTGTTTGTGATCGCCACTGGCGGTTTGCACAGCATTGGCATGATGATGGCTGGTTGGGGTTCCAATAATAAATTTGCCTTGCTAGGGGGGATGCGCGGGGTTGCGCAATTGATCAGCTATGAAATTCCCCAAGTTATGGCGATTATCCCCGTGGTGTTGATGACTGGCTCGATGTCGCTGCAAAAGATTGTCGAAGCCCAAAATGACTTCGGCGGCTTGGGCTGGTATGTCTTCTCACCAGTAGGTTTGTTGGGATTTGCTTTGTTCTTTACGGCCAGTTTGGCTGAAGGCGAACGCACACCCTTCGATATTCCCGAAGCCGACTCAGAAATTATTGCAGGCTATATGACTGAATATAGCGGCATGAAGTTTGCGGTTTTCTATCTCTCAAACTACATGAGTAATTTGGCCGTCTGTTTTATCACCGCGACCCTCTACCTTGGTGGTGGCAACGGGCCTGGGGTTGATGCACTGGGTGGCTTTGCTGGTGGTTTGCTTTCACTGATCTACTTCCTGCTCAAGTCCTTCGCGCTGTTCTTTGTGATGGTGTTGATCCGGGCGACCGTACCACGTTTGCGGGTTGACCAACTGATGAGCTTTGCATGGAAGTTCTTGCTGCCCTTGGTTTTGGTCAACATTCTCAGCGCCTCGTTCTGGGTAGCGCTGCTGCGCTGGGATCAACAATGGCCGCAATTGACCGAGTGGTTTGGTGCACCAAGCACTGCTGATGCCACCAATTGGGGGCGTTTGGCAATTGCCGTGGGGCTGACCTTATTGATCAATGCTGGGGCTGTCGCGCTGATTATGCGCCTGACCAACCGCAACGTCCAGAAACACTTATACACAACCGACGAAGAACTTGCTCTTGGATTATCGTAA
- a CDS encoding NADH-quinone oxidoreductase subunit J: MNPIAIGVFIVIALLTLGSGIMVVTVRNIIHSALWLIASFIGVAALYLLMEAEFLAVVQILVYAGAVSILVLFAIMLTRQVTGEGVRVVFERWWVALLIALGLFGVIVPTLWQHGSTWEEASKLAQVGPAPVEGVAAGLQVATATEIGRSFMGEYLLPFEVISILLLMALIGAIVIAYEERTRRRRVLTLAEELALKKRGIVEPRDAEGAVVPREAEGAVILLDSEQA, encoded by the coding sequence ATGAACCCGATTGCGATAGGTGTTTTTATTGTCATCGCGCTACTGACGCTCGGTTCGGGCATTATGGTCGTGACAGTCAGAAACATCATCCACTCAGCATTATGGCTGATTGCCTCGTTTATCGGGGTGGCAGCGCTCTATTTGCTGATGGAAGCTGAATTTTTAGCAGTTGTCCAGATTTTGGTCTATGCGGGGGCTGTTTCAATCCTCGTTTTGTTTGCTATCATGCTCACACGCCAAGTTACTGGTGAAGGTGTGCGCGTGGTGTTTGAGCGCTGGTGGGTAGCCTTGTTGATTGCCTTGGGGCTATTCGGAGTGATTGTGCCAACACTCTGGCAGCATGGCTCAACCTGGGAAGAAGCTTCGAAACTGGCTCAAGTTGGCCCAGCTCCGGTTGAAGGAGTTGCCGCAGGCTTGCAAGTTGCGACTGCTACCGAGATTGGGCGCTCGTTTATGGGCGAATACCTCTTGCCATTTGAAGTTATTTCAATTTTGTTGTTGATGGCTTTGATTGGGGCGATTGTAATTGCCTATGAAGAACGTACCCGCCGCCGCCGTGTGCTGACCTTGGCTGAAGAGCTTGCGTTGAAAAAACGTGGGATTGTCGAGCCTCGCGATGCTGAAGGCGCGGTTGTGCCGCGTGAGGCTGAAGGCGCGGTTATTCTGCTCGATTCCGAACAGGCATAA
- the nuoK gene encoding NADH-quinone oxidoreductase subunit NuoK, with product MVGSVPLVWVLTLAAGLFCIGLFGALSRRNIVGMLMGIELMLNSVNINLVAFWRYLQPTGTAGLVFAIFTIAVAAAEVAVGLAMVIAIYRARLTINADEIDTLKG from the coding sequence ATGGTTGGTTCTGTCCCATTAGTGTGGGTGCTTACCCTCGCTGCCGGATTGTTCTGCATCGGCCTGTTTGGGGCGCTCTCGCGGCGCAACATCGTGGGGATGCTGATGGGGATTGAGTTGATGTTGAATTCAGTCAACATTAACTTGGTTGCTTTCTGGCGCTACCTACAACCAACAGGCACAGCGGGTTTGGTCTTTGCAATTTTTACCATCGCAGTTGCCGCTGCTGAAGTGGCGGTTGGTTTGGCAATGGTGATTGCAATCTATCGTGCTCGCCTGACGATTAATGCTGACGAAATAGATACACTTAAAGGATAG
- the nuoL gene encoding NADH-quinone oxidoreductase subunit L — protein sequence MPFFDLAWLIPLLPLAAFVLITLVPPIGRSRKASYTTALVLLGLATVIAWGVLAQSISEGFPNAPLVAAASQEPASEAAAEGGHAETAIPTFGNFYAKSFAWAPDGSGFFNFGYRLDGATVLMLAMVTLAAWCIHLFSVGYMAHDEFPAGHQRQSRFFSYIALFTASMLGMTLADNLLLFFICWELMGLCSFLLIGFWFFKPSAREAAKKAFITTRIGDVGMMLGMMYIYNKAGSLTFGHESGQIYNGEFLESIKTATSLIPGISAASLMAGLVFLGTVGKSAQFPLHVWLPDAMEGPTPVSALIHAATMVAAGVFLVIRTFPIFAVSEVLPVVAFIGAFTALFAALIAVAQYDIKRILAFSTLSQLGFMVAALGIGAWVAALFHLLTHAFFKALLFLGSGSVIHGMEATVGHDPDKAQDIRNMGTLRKFMPVTFLTYSAGYLALIGIPPFAGFWSKDEIILDSFIHHHYVIYGVLTAAAFLTAFYMTRQIMVVFFGKFRGYEPRKAAHAAAHGHDDHGHGDHDDHHHHEAHDPHESPRSMTIPLIILSLFAVFAGFVNAGFLGIHWFSDYVNPKGVIPTPDPVIAGIATAVALAGAGLGYLTYRNAFKSANDRDPLAGALGPIWTLLENRFYIDQIYDKTFIALTYGAGHVMNWIDRHVVDRVVNLTGLVTLFIGRVNFIIDDFSLNTVTDDIGEGTIMVGDGVRQSATGKIQDYGAYIFGGVVLLALIYMYAF from the coding sequence ATGCCGTTTTTTGATCTTGCGTGGTTGATTCCGCTGCTGCCATTGGCAGCATTTGTGTTGATCACCCTCGTGCCACCGATTGGGCGCTCGCGCAAAGCGTCGTATACCACGGCGTTAGTCTTGCTTGGGCTGGCTACGGTGATCGCCTGGGGTGTTTTAGCACAATCGATCAGCGAAGGATTCCCTAATGCTCCCTTGGTTGCCGCTGCTAGCCAAGAACCGGCCAGCGAAGCTGCCGCTGAAGGTGGCCATGCGGAAACCGCAATTCCAACATTTGGGAATTTCTATGCTAAATCGTTTGCATGGGCACCAGATGGCTCAGGGTTTTTTAACTTTGGTTATCGCTTAGATGGTGCAACGGTGCTGATGTTGGCGATGGTAACGCTGGCTGCATGGTGTATTCACCTCTTCTCAGTGGGTTATATGGCTCACGATGAATTCCCCGCAGGCCACCAACGCCAATCGCGCTTCTTCTCCTATATTGCGTTATTTACCGCTTCGATGTTGGGAATGACGCTGGCAGATAACTTATTGCTGTTCTTTATCTGCTGGGAGTTGATGGGTCTGTGTTCGTTCTTGTTGATTGGTTTCTGGTTCTTCAAGCCTTCGGCTCGCGAAGCTGCCAAAAAAGCCTTTATCACCACCCGGATTGGTGATGTGGGCATGATGTTGGGGATGATGTACATCTACAACAAGGCTGGCTCGTTGACCTTCGGCCATGAATCAGGCCAAATCTACAATGGCGAATTTCTCGAAAGCATCAAAACTGCTACTAGTTTGATTCCTGGAATTAGCGCTGCTTCATTGATGGCGGGCTTAGTGTTCCTTGGCACGGTTGGCAAATCGGCGCAGTTTCCGCTGCACGTTTGGTTGCCCGATGCAATGGAAGGCCCAACGCCTGTTTCAGCGCTGATTCACGCTGCGACCATGGTTGCGGCTGGGGTGTTCTTGGTCATTCGTACGTTCCCAATCTTTGCGGTGAGCGAAGTGCTGCCAGTGGTCGCCTTTATTGGTGCATTCACAGCCTTGTTCGCAGCCCTGATTGCAGTGGCGCAATATGACATCAAGCGTATTCTGGCCTTCTCGACCTTATCGCAGCTTGGTTTCATGGTGGCGGCGCTGGGGATTGGCGCTTGGGTTGCAGCCTTATTCCACTTGCTGACCCACGCGTTCTTCAAAGCACTCTTGTTCCTTGGCTCTGGTTCGGTCATCCACGGGATGGAAGCGACTGTTGGCCATGATCCTGATAAAGCTCAAGATATTCGTAACATGGGTACGCTGCGCAAATTCATGCCAGTAACCTTCTTGACCTATAGCGCTGGCTATTTGGCCTTGATTGGGATTCCACCGTTTGCTGGATTCTGGTCGAAGGATGAAATTATCCTTGACTCGTTTATCCATCATCATTATGTGATTTACGGTGTGCTGACCGCTGCGGCCTTTTTGACAGCGTTCTATATGACTCGCCAAATTATGGTGGTGTTCTTTGGCAAATTCCGTGGCTACGAACCACGTAAAGCTGCCCACGCTGCGGCTCATGGTCACGATGATCACGGCCATGGCGACCACGACGACCATCATCATCACGAAGCTCACGATCCACACGAATCGCCACGCTCGATGACGATTCCGTTAATCATCCTGAGCTTGTTTGCCGTGTTTGCTGGTTTTGTCAACGCTGGCTTCTTGGGTATTCACTGGTTCAGCGATTACGTGAATCCAAAGGGCGTTATTCCTACTCCAGATCCAGTGATTGCAGGGATTGCCACGGCGGTAGCTTTGGCAGGTGCTGGTTTAGGCTATTTGACCTATCGCAACGCCTTCAAGAGTGCCAATGATCGTGACCCCTTGGCGGGAGCTTTGGGGCCAATCTGGACGCTGTTGGAAAATCGCTTCTACATCGACCAGATTTACGACAAGACCTTTATTGCCCTGACCTACGGCGCTGGCCACGTCATGAACTGGATCGACCGCCATGTGGTTGATCGGGTGGTTAACTTGACGGGCTTGGTAACGCTGTTTATTGGCCGCGTCAACTTCATCATCGACGACTTCTCGTTGAATACCGTCACCGACGATATTGGCGAAGGCACGATTATGGTCGGCGATGGTGTGCGTCAATCGGCCACGGGCAAGATTCAAGACTACGGTGCCTACATCTTTGGTGGCGTGGTGCTGTTGGCCTTGATTTATATGTATGCCTTCTAG